The sequence CGCCGATCCCTTCGACCTTGTACGATTTCGCCGTATCGCCCGAATAGATCGAACCCTCCGGATCTGCGCCGACGACGATGATATCGGGCTTGCGCTTCCGCAAGTAGTGCGCGACGCCGGAGATCGTTCCACCGGTCCCGATGCCGCTCACGTAGTGCGTGATCTTGCCGGCGGTCTGCTCCCAGATCTCAGGGCCTGTGGTCTTCTCGTGCGCTGCGGGGTTGGTGGGATTCGCGAACTGGTTCGGCTGAAACGCACCGGGGATCTCGCTCGCGAGTTTTGCCGAAACGCCGTAATACGACTCGGGGCTGCTCGCCGGGACCTTCGTCGGCGTGATGACGACTTCGGCGCCGTAGGCGCGCAGCAAGCGGATCTTCTCCTCGCTCACTTTGTCGGGCATGACGAGGATGCAGCGGTAGCCTTTGATCGCGGCCACCATCGCAAGGCCCGTGCCCGTGTTGCCCGAGGTGGCCTCGACGATCGTGCCGCCCGGTTTGAGCTGACCCCGCTCTTCAGCCTCGCGGACCATCTCGAGCGCGGGCCTGTCTTTCACCGAGCCTGCCGGATTGACGTACTCGACCTTCGCGAGCACGAGACAGCTTGCGCCATCGGTGACGCGGCGCAGCTTTACGAGCGGCGTGTTGCCGACGACGTCGAGCGCCGAATCGTAGTAACGCATCCCGTCGTCGCGCATCGGCCCGAGCCGCGACGGTGCCGGCTCCGTCTTCACGACCAAGCCCTCCCTGCGAGAAAGTCTTCCGTCCGCGAATCTGTCGGACGGTTGAAGATGGCGAGCGTCTCGCCGGATTCGGCGATCTCGCCGTTCACCATGTAGAAGGTAAGATCCGACAAGCGCGCCGCTTGGTGCAAGTCGTTCGTCGCGATGAGGATCGTGAAGTCGCGACGCAGCCGGAAGATGACATCGTCCAGCTGCTGCGAGGCGACCGGGTCGAGTTTCGCAGCCGGATCGTCGAAGAGGAGAACCTCAGGACCGACTGCGAGCGCGCGCGCGATGCAGATCCGCTGCT comes from Candidatus Eremiobacteraceae bacterium and encodes:
- a CDS encoding cystathionine beta-synthase, with amino-acid sequence MKTEPAPSRLGPMRDDGMRYYDSALDVVGNTPLVKLRRVTDGASCLVLAKVEYVNPAGSVKDRPALEMVREAEERGQLKPGGTIVEATSGNTGTGLAMVAAIKGYRCILVMPDKVSEEKIRLLRAYGAEVVITPTKVPASSPESYYGVSAKLASEIPGAFQPNQFANPTNPAAHEKTTGPEIWEQTAGKITHYVSGIGTGGTISGVAHYLRKRKPDIIVVGADPEGSIYSGDTAKSYKVEGIGEDFLPATVDLKAIDRIERVSDKDSFLMARRICREEGLLVGGSSGTACVAAMRVARELPSDAVMVVLLPDNGRGYMSKIFNDEWMRANGFLGEGGHRATVGQVLRTKGAVPTMITVAPTDAVKRAVELMREFQISQIPVVDGGELVGSVNEVAVMQLIYDRSDIVHAEVREVMGQPFPVLGDDAEVEQAYKALSLGHSAVVVAAGGTPVGVLTKMDIITYLSGN